The following are from one region of the Coffea eugenioides isolate CCC68of chromosome 2, Ceug_1.0, whole genome shotgun sequence genome:
- the LOC113759773 gene encoding uncharacterized protein LOC113759773, which translates to MEGTLTEAFKRFDLSNKERGGIDLETEDVLAGVQECKLSLVGRIMGKKVANFTGVKNYTSHVWGYPRNLHVVELGPNVFQFNFAEDKDKDKALNGRPWVIDNQLLVIKPWAPDIEKSTEAFHISHMWIQVWNLPIHRLSQAVGFKLGQIFSAVKEVIIPPGGGKEGRHMKILAEVDISQPLARGTTINFNGKQIWVEFRYEKCPDFCYKCGIIGHGDKTCKTTVEKEQNQREEQYGAWMRAGNIMASPLRASRPVEISIIGRVDAQKKQGSLIQEGGGVRDPKDRKEVSLANRGGEMKKDEKSKEQKEVKNSKKDEGKNKKSEGAEREEGTRGSKNGNDTRVTKGGMEQRHQPVDENKNALVLVQVMDTDECEQGNGLSNNEGQSGQVNKQNVMTEQDNKARGEMQSRRRPRVTRKPMADVTNKPGNSRMKGKRKLESDTQGGNQMEIDEVEEQKPKMLKLGVILQTQQGATEACPAKPPQCK; encoded by the coding sequence ATGGAGGGGACCCTTACAGAGGCGTTTAAAAGGTTCGACTTGAGTAACAAAGAAAGGGGTGGTATAGACCTAGAGACAGAGGATGTGCTCGCAGGAGTTCAGGAGTGTAAGTTGAGCTTGGTAGGAAGGATCATGGGTAAAAAGGTTGCAAATTTTACAGGGGTGAAAAACTACACATCACATGTGTGGGGCTACCCCAGGAACCTGCACGTTGTTGAACTCGGCCCCAATGTCTTCCAGTTTAACTTTGCAGAGGACAAAGACAAGGATAAAGCCCTAAATGGTAGGCCATGGGTCATTGATAACCAGCTGCTGGTCATAAAGCCATGGGCTCCAGATATAGAAAAAAGTACAGAAGCTTTCCATATATCCCACATGTGGATACAAGTATGGAATCTCCCAATTCACCGGTTGAGTCAAGCAGTGGGCTTTAAGCTCGGACAAATATTCTCTGCCGTTAAAGAAGTCATCATCCCGCCAGGAGGAGGAAAGGAGGGAAGGCATATGAAAATCTTGGCGGAAGTAGATATCTCTCAACCATTGGCAAGGGGCACCACTATCAACTTCAATGGGAAACAAATCTGGGTGGAATTTCGTTATGAAAAATGCCCAGACTTCTGTTACAAATGTGGAATAATAGGGCATGGAGATAAGACATGCAAAACAACAGTGGAAAAAGAGCAAAATCAGAGAGAAGAGCAGTACGGGGCGTGGATGAGGGCAGGGAACATCATGGCCTCTCCGTTGAGGGCCAGTAGACCAGTAGAGATCAGCATAATAGGAAGGGTAGATGcacaaaagaaacaaggaaGCTTGATACAGGAGGGGGGTGGGGTGAGGGATCCAAAAGACAGGAAGGAGGTTAGTCTAGCGAACAGGGGAGGGGAAATGAAAAAAGATGAAAAGAGTAAGGAGCAAAAAGAGgtgaaaaactcaaaaaaagatgaaggaaaaaacaaaaagagtgAGGGAGCAGAGAGGGAAGAAGGAACTAGGGGAAGTAAAAACGGAAATGATACGAGAGTAACAAAGGGTGGTATGGAACAACGACATCAACCAGTGGATGAAAACAAAAATGCACTCGTGTTAGTTCAGGTGATGGACACGGATGAATGTGAACAAGGAAATGGATTGAGCAACAATGAGGGACAGAGTGGTCAGGTGAATAAACAAAATGTGATGACAGAGCAGGATAACAAGGCAAGGGGAGAAATGCAGTCGAGAAGAAGACCAAGAGTCACAAGAAAACCTATGGCTGATGTTACAAATAAACCAGGAAATTCCAGAATGAAGGGGAAGAGAAAGCTAGAAAGTGACACTCAGGGAGGAAATCAAATGGAGATTGATGAAGTGGAGGAGCAAAAACCAAAAATGCTGAAACTGGGTGTGATATTACAAACACAACAAGGGGCGACGGAGGCATGCCCAGCTAAGCCTCCACAATGTAAATGA